The following proteins come from a genomic window of Trifolium pratense cultivar HEN17-A07 linkage group LG4, ARS_RC_1.1, whole genome shotgun sequence:
- the LOC123920982 gene encoding uncharacterized protein LOC123920982 produces MLLAPSFIWLHGRIRLLQTSTFLQASQIWWWQAEEDSFFVDSNPGISCYCKLIMPQQHQRMTEPASNVASCSGTAMEKSSKGYFRNIHTSHQFLLYHFKKIFIFWIQSIMLPRISASNFDVKRCTDNTCNGFYCDYFSPNTAYKPKMWTEAWTGWFTEFGGSVPHRPAEELAFSIARFMQKGDHLSITT; encoded by the exons ATGCTTCTTGCTCCTTCGTTCATCTG GCTCCATGGAAGAATAAGGCTCCTTCAGACCTCCACCTTCCTCCAAGCCAGCCAAATCTGGTGGTGGCAAGCAGAAGAAG ATTCATTTTTTGTAGACTCAAATCCAGGTATAAGTTGTTATTGCAAACTGATCATGCCACAACAACATCAAAG GATGACAGAACCTGCCTCTAATGTGGCATCTTGCAGTGGAACTGCGATGGAGAAGTCATCAAAAGGATATTTTAGGAACATTCATACAAGTCATCAGTTTTTACTTtatcattttaagaaaatatttatattctGGATTCAGTCTATTATGCTTCCTAGGATTTCAGCGTCTAATTTCGACGTAAAACGTTGTACAGATAACACTTGCAATGGCTTCTATTGTGATTATTTCTCTCCAAATACGGCTTACAAACCAAAGATGTGGACAGAAGCTTGGACTGGCTG GTTTACCGAGTTTGGAGGTTCGGTACCTCACCGACCTGCTGAAGAGTTGGCATTTTCAATTGCAAGATTTATGCAAAAGGGGGATCATTTATCAATTACTACATG A